The nucleotide sequence ATGAGGCCTCCTTTTCGGCTGTGAGGGTGCTGAGAGAGCGCAAACTCTGTAGCCAGTATCTGGATGACATGTCTGATCTGTGCAGAGTTGTTCTGGGCGACAAATTCCCGTACAAGCCTGACAGAAGATTGGGAAGAAGCGGATAAATGgaatatacataaaacataacattctaataattcaattcaaACGCCAGCTAGACTTCTGTACTGTTTGGACTTTGGGTCTATggctattaataataaacatgactAATGAGATCATGTGGCATGTCAGGCGACCAGCTCTCCATTTGAGCAAAATAACAACGATTAATTACTTATTACAGACAGAAACTATGCATGATAAAAACTAGAATTCACACGCTGTAGTACGCGTGTCAAAATGGGAACAAGCAAATCTAACAGCAGTTGTTGTTAAATGAATACCACACATTCTAATTTGGAAACATTTCCTCTCGTTTATGAATATAAACAACAGATTATGACTCACTTTTCAATCTCTAGAGCTGCCACCTTCCTCTTCTCGTACAGTTTGTCGTTGAGAGCTCTCACTATGTTTGGTgtcaatggagaaaaatccttctctgtgttcattttttcaaagtattagcgaacaaaaataaactttaattacgCATAAGCCACAACTACGTAGTCTCTGAATAAAGCTTGGTGAATAAAGAGAGGGTCTCATTAGATGACAGTTCGGTTAGTGTatgactgaataaaagtattaatgtttcATCCAAGAGATTTTGCTCGTCTCGCACGTGTGTTGTTTACAGATAAGACGACGCCTACACTGTGTTTCCGTGGCGGACTCTCATCACGAGCATCACTTCTTAAATAACACGAGCTGCTGCTGTCTGCGAGGGGCAGAGGATGAGGGCAGCTAACATACTGCCAAAGCAGAATATTAAAGAGACGACGATCCGAACACCGCGATGACTTCTGTACGGAACGTAAACCTGATGAATATTTCCTCGCGGGTGATGGCAGAGGTAGCTCGCAATGTTATTCAATATCAACGATTGACCAAAGCCGCCATATGTCCCGGCTCACATGACTTCCTACAAACGTCAAGCAGCGACGGGTGAACCAATCGAGCGACGATCTACGGATTTGTTTTGATTACGTCATACGAGTCACATGTtctttggaaatgtaaaaaaaaaaaaaaaaaaaaatatatatatatatatatatatatatatatatatatatatatatatattttttttttttttttaataggcctaTGCTGTTAAATGCTATCATTTGAGAATATGACTGGATTTAATAGCTTTAATAATAGTCAAagtgttatgtttatttatgtgaacatattattataatgtagCCTATGAATAACGTAACGTTAACAATGAAATAACAAGCTATGCATGTGTctgataatgtatttttaatatgtgtgcctttttatttatatttcgtCGGTACCGCCTCATAAACGTCATATCAAAGAAGTGATTGGTCATTTAATGTGTCAATCAGACGACCAGAGGCATTTGTTACAGCTGTCATTCATCAAATTAATTTAGCAAGCTCATCTCTGATGTATTTAATCCTTATTTACGTGAATAGGTTCCATTTGACATATAGACTAGATATTAGGCTACCTTAAAACTGCTAttttctaaaacaaacaaattaacaaacaaacaaaaaaatcgtAATTAAAAAAGATTAGCTGACAAATGACGGGCTATCAGAAatcaaaggtttttatttttttagtatctCAGTGTCAGATTTTAACTCTATAATTTTTAACTCCCTGTAATTTCACTCACAGGTGTTTCTGCATCTTGTAACGTTACTCTGTGCTGTTCGGAGTATTTCTGGTAAGGTCACATGTGATAAATATTGAATCTCAGTCGAGTCTTGttgttaaacctttttttttttttttttttttttttcattcaggtgAATGTGAGATATCGCAGTGTTCTGACCCTTCTACCTGCAGTCTGTCACAGAGGCGAACTTGTAAATGTGCTATCGGCTTCTTTGGAGATCTCTGCGACCAGGGTAAAGACGACTCAACCTTGTGGCCTAAACTGTGTAACCGGTTGAACTGCTGGTCTTAACTAGTTTATACTGATCTCCTAGACTGGTGTTTAGTTGTCAAGCTGGGGCCATGTTCTCAAGTCTTGAATAATTTTCTAAAAGTTTAATACACTTTAAACTTTTGTCTAACTTGGGTTGTCTCAGTTTTAAAGTATTATGAAGTTTTATTCCTAATCTTCAATAAAATGAGCTTTGGGGGTTAGGTTATCCTAACTTAAAGttgtttacaattatatttttaagattcTTCTCAAGAATTAGAATTCTTAGCATGCATGCCTCCCTCCCTTCAAGAATGTCTTTTGAATCTGGTTGCTTGGCTAACTAAGTACCACCTAGGACTAACAaacttactgttttttttattttatttgaaatgtaacaatttgtattaatCTAATATTTCTTTTCAAGTCGCAATAATGAATGTGACGTGTGGCAAAGACTTCATTTCCATCCTAGTGGATGAAGAGTTCTTCAAGTATTACAATGTGGGAATAGAAGCCGTTCATTTGAGTAATGCCAGCTGTAGAGCCCATAGAGAGGAGATCTCTGGATCAGTCTATTTCATGGTGCACACACCAATGGACCAGTACACTGCATGTGGAGGCAAACCTCTGGAGGTAAAATActaccccccccccacctcccaaaaaaaaaaactatgccagCATCAGTGTTCACATTACATGTCCCTAAATGCCATCCACTCTTAAACAGAAGAACATAACGCACATAGTGTACTCCTTAACGATGATGTCTGACCCACTTATCTATGGAAACATTGTGAGAGATCCAGTTGTACAGCTTGAGTACAAGTGCATTTATCCGTACACCCGTAGACTCAGCCTGGAGTTTCCCATCATCTCTTTCTCCAGGTAACACATTGATTTTGAaggaatagtccacccaaaaatctaattttgctTAAAACGTACTTTCAAATTATACCCAaccatacagattttttttttttttttttttgaagtgaaaGGATGTTCAAGGTGAGTGAAGTGGATGCCAAGGTGGAGATGAGCCTGTTTAAAGATCACACGTACACTGAGGCTTTCACCAGCGCACCTACTATTAAGCTTGGAGATCAAATCTATGTCCAGATCCAAGTGACGGAGCCTGAAGATTTCTTCCATCTGAAAGTAAATGAGTGTTGGGCGACTCAGACTCCTCAAGCTAATGATAAGTCA is from Carassius auratus strain Wakin chromosome 25, ASM336829v1, whole genome shotgun sequence and encodes:
- the LOC113043219 gene encoding pancreatic secretory granule membrane major glycoprotein GP2-like, whose protein sequence is MTGYQKSKVFLHLVTLLCAVRSISGECEISQCSDPSTCSLSQRRTCKCAIGFFGDLCDQVAIMNVTCGKDFISILVDEEFFKYYNVGIEAVHLSNASCRAHREEISGSVYFMVHTPMDQYTACGGKPLEKNITHIVYSLTMMSDPLIYGNIVRDPVVQLEYKCIYPYTRRLSLEFPIISFSSERMFKVSEVDAKVEMSLFKDHTYTEAFTSAPTIKLGDQIYVQIQVTEPEDFFHLKVNECWATQTPQANDKSGFSHSLLVNGCTNDKTTSFGNGTAHPAGRNGEGSTVRYSFDMFRFVYEPHIFYLHCAVHLCTPEDGKSCIPECKSVSKREVVMNEQAQGLLSYGPIRRELPVQPNINLLALVLPLAVIWTLGIFLFVLISIAKAGNRRHMTNS